From Cellulophaga lytica DSM 7489, a single genomic window includes:
- a CDS encoding carboxypeptidase-like regulatory domain-containing protein, with protein sequence MSKFIKFFMVMVCITITGAVQAQKITITGVVKDSLNNPLEMANVVAINAETKALDGFGITNEKGIYKMNVNENSKYNIKVSYLGFKTREIVLETKEVDVKRDFTLLDEAESLDGVEITYEMPVNVKGDTIEYNADSFATGTEKKLEDVLKNLPGVEVNDDGEIEVEGQSVGKVMVEGKDFFDGDSKLASKNIPANALDKIQVLKNYNEVGQLKGVTDNQDNYAINIKLKEGKKNFWFGEITAGVGNEERYIAHPKLFYYNPNYSINLITNFNNIGEVPFTRRDYFRFTGGFGNGGSANTGTSFNVGSSDMGFLTLQNNRAQEISSKFGAANFSYSPKKMWDLSGFAIYSGNVTDMQQNTFRQYKANADGSQPSPDELTESVTNQRSDLALIKLSSSYKPNADNHFDYDIFGRISSQKEVQDLFSNLTGNIDEVQKQDPYSINQNANYYYTLNAKNIFAVEAQYLIQEEDPFYNAALAQSDQFRLDEVLGMDQAQDGYDVVQDKMVKTNKLDAKIDYWYITGDKSNVKFTLGSLLSTQKFNSEIFQILDSGAKYSLDDAVSSVENDVKYNFSDIYMAFEYRVKAGAFTFTPGVSVHNYTTKNEQLGSTVTDDFVRLLPSFNTRLQIKKSEDINFNYRMMTSFSDVNQFASSFVMNNYNSLFQGNRDLESALSHNLTLRYNNFNMFNFSNIRASLSYNKRVDQVRNISDFLNYPNPDYPATSDEEFIQTSNRISSPFNSNFADETFSANGSFERTFGKIKAGLGATMNYSKFNQIVDNEQAINESFTTTYRGSLGTRFLNAPNIEFGYNLAVNNYEQPNGSSIKYYTHQPSVKLDATFLRDFIFNADYSYYNYKNEIESLNTYSFMDATLGYQKKDSKWEYILGVTNLFNTESLNQDSDNTLFVSTSEYFIQPRYVTLKVRYNL encoded by the coding sequence ATGAGCAAATTCATAAAGTTTTTTATGGTTATGGTATGTATTACTATAACTGGAGCTGTACAGGCACAAAAAATAACAATTACTGGTGTTGTTAAGGATAGCCTTAATAACCCTTTAGAGATGGCTAATGTAGTAGCTATTAATGCAGAAACTAAAGCGTTAGATGGTTTTGGAATTACCAATGAAAAAGGTATTTACAAAATGAATGTAAATGAAAACTCTAAGTACAACATTAAAGTAAGTTACTTGGGATTTAAAACAAGAGAAATTGTTTTAGAAACTAAGGAGGTAGATGTAAAAAGAGATTTTACATTGTTAGATGAAGCAGAAAGTTTAGACGGTGTAGAAATTACGTATGAGATGCCTGTAAACGTAAAAGGTGATACTATAGAGTATAACGCAGATTCTTTTGCTACTGGTACAGAAAAAAAGCTTGAAGATGTTCTTAAAAATTTACCAGGTGTAGAGGTTAATGATGATGGGGAAATTGAAGTAGAAGGGCAGTCTGTAGGTAAAGTAATGGTAGAAGGTAAAGACTTTTTTGATGGCGATAGTAAATTGGCATCTAAAAATATACCTGCAAATGCATTAGATAAAATTCAGGTTTTAAAAAACTATAATGAGGTTGGACAATTAAAAGGTGTAACAGATAATCAAGACAATTACGCAATTAACATAAAACTAAAAGAAGGTAAAAAGAATTTTTGGTTTGGAGAAATTACAGCAGGCGTTGGTAATGAGGAACGTTATATTGCGCACCCTAAATTATTTTATTACAACCCTAATTATAGTATAAACTTAATTACCAATTTTAACAATATTGGCGAGGTGCCATTTACACGTAGAGACTATTTTAGATTTACGGGTGGTTTTGGTAATGGCGGTAGTGCTAACACTGGTACAAGCTTTAATGTAGGTTCTAGTGACATGGGTTTTTTAACATTACAAAACAATAGAGCTCAAGAAATTAGTTCTAAGTTTGGTGCAGCTAACTTTAGTTATTCACCAAAAAAAATGTGGGATTTAAGTGGTTTTGCAATTTATTCTGGTAATGTTACAGATATGCAACAAAACACATTTAGACAATATAAGGCTAATGCAGACGGTAGCCAACCATCTCCAGATGAACTTACAGAGAGTGTTACAAACCAAAGGAGTGATTTGGCTCTTATTAAATTAAGTTCTAGTTACAAACCTAATGCAGATAACCATTTTGATTATGATATTTTTGGAAGAATATCTAGTCAAAAAGAAGTACAAGATTTATTCTCTAATTTAACGGGTAATATAGATGAGGTTCAAAAGCAAGATCCTTACAGCATTAATCAAAACGCTAATTACTATTACACATTAAATGCTAAAAATATTTTTGCAGTAGAGGCACAGTATTTAATTCAAGAAGAAGATCCTTTTTATAATGCTGCTTTAGCACAGAGTGATCAATTCAGGTTAGATGAGGTTTTAGGTATGGACCAAGCCCAAGATGGTTATGATGTTGTGCAAGACAAAATGGTAAAAACCAATAAGCTAGATGCAAAAATAGATTACTGGTATATTACAGGAGATAAGAGTAATGTAAAGTTTACACTTGGCTCTCTATTAAGTACACAAAAATTTAATTCAGAAATTTTTCAGATACTAGATAGTGGAGCAAAATATAGCTTAGATGATGCAGTGAGCTCTGTAGAGAACGATGTTAAGTATAACTTTAGTGATATTTATATGGCCTTTGAGTATAGAGTAAAAGCAGGTGCATTTACCTTTACACCAGGTGTATCTGTACACAATTACACTACAAAAAATGAACAATTAGGATCTACTGTTACAGATGATTTTGTACGTTTATTACCAAGTTTTAATACAAGATTACAAATTAAAAAGAGTGAAGATATTAACTTTAATTACAGAATGATGACAAGTTTTTCTGATGTTAACCAGTTTGCATCTTCTTTTGTAATGAACAATTACAATTCTCTTTTTCAGGGTAACAGAGATTTAGAAAGTGCATTGTCTCATAACTTAACATTGCGTTATAACAATTTTAATATGTTTAATTTTAGCAATATTAGAGCATCATTATCATATAACAAAAGGGTAGACCAAGTACGTAACATCTCAGACTTCTTAAATTACCCTAATCCAGATTATCCTGCAACATCAGATGAAGAGTTTATACAAACATCTAACAGAATATCGTCTCCATTTAACTCTAACTTTGCAGACGAGACCTTTTCTGCAAACGGATCTTTTGAGCGTACTTTTGGTAAAATAAAAGCTGGTTTAGGAGCAACTATGAATTATTCTAAGTTTAACCAAATAGTAGATAATGAACAGGCAATTAACGAGTCTTTTACAACTACTTACAGAGGTAGCTTAGGAACACGTTTTTTAAATGCGCCAAATATAGAGTTTGGATACAACCTAGCGGTGAACAATTATGAGCAGCCAAATGGCTCTAGTATAAAATATTATACACATCAGCCAAGCGTAAAACTAGATGCTACTTTTTTAAGAGATTTTATTTTTAATGCAGACTACTCTTATTACAATTACAAAAACGAGATAGAAAGTTTAAATACATATTCTTTTATGGATGCTACCTTAGGTTATCAAAAAAAGGATAGCAAATGGGAGTATATTTTAGGAGTAACTAACTTATTTAATACAGAATCTTTAAATCAGGATAGTGATAATACTTTGTTTGTTAGCACAAGTGAGTATTTTATACAACCTAGATATGTAACCTTAAAAGTAAGGTACAACCTGTAA
- the metK gene encoding methionine adenosyltransferase, translating into MAYLFTSESVSEGHPDKIADQISDALLDNFLAFDPESKVACETLVTTGQVVLAGEVKSNTYVDLQNIAREVINNIGYTKGAYQFSGDSCGVISLIHEQSQDINQGVDRGSKEEQGAGDQGMMFGYASKETENYMPLALDISHKILQELAALRREGKQISYLRPDAKAQVTIEYSDDNVPQRIDTIVVSTQHDDFDANDEKMLAQIKSDIISILMPKVIAQFPEKVQALFTSKIQYHINPTGKFVIGGPHGDTGLTGRKIIVDTYGGKGAHGGGAFSGKDPSKVDRSAAYAARHAAKNLVAAGIADEILVQVSYAIGVVEPTSIYVDTYGTAKVNLTDGEIAKIVAQIFDMRPFAIEDRLKLRNPIYLETAAYGHMGKEPKTITKVFESPYNGKVEKEVELFTWEKLDMVSAVKTAFNL; encoded by the coding sequence ATGGCATATTTATTCACATCAGAATCTGTAAGTGAAGGACATCCAGATAAAATTGCAGATCAAATTAGTGATGCATTATTAGACAATTTTTTAGCTTTTGATCCAGAAAGTAAAGTAGCTTGTGAAACCCTAGTTACAACTGGGCAAGTAGTACTTGCAGGTGAGGTAAAAAGCAATACCTATGTAGACTTGCAAAACATAGCACGTGAGGTAATTAATAACATTGGTTACACAAAAGGAGCTTACCAGTTTAGTGGAGATTCTTGTGGTGTTATCTCATTAATTCATGAGCAGTCACAAGACATTAACCAAGGTGTAGACCGTGGCTCTAAAGAAGAGCAAGGAGCAGGGGACCAAGGTATGATGTTTGGTTACGCTAGCAAAGAAACAGAAAACTATATGCCACTGGCATTAGATATTTCGCATAAAATATTACAAGAACTTGCCGCATTGCGTAGAGAGGGTAAACAAATCTCTTATTTACGCCCAGATGCTAAGGCGCAAGTAACTATAGAATATTCAGATGATAATGTGCCACAGCGTATAGATACTATTGTTGTGTCTACACAGCATGACGATTTTGATGCTAACGATGAAAAAATGTTAGCGCAAATAAAATCAGATATTATCTCTATTTTAATGCCTAAAGTAATAGCGCAATTTCCAGAGAAGGTACAAGCATTATTTACAAGCAAAATACAGTACCACATTAACCCAACAGGTAAATTTGTAATTGGTGGTCCACACGGAGACACAGGTCTTACAGGACGTAAAATTATAGTAGATACCTACGGTGGTAAAGGTGCCCATGGTGGTGGTGCATTTAGTGGTAAAGATCCAAGTAAAGTAGACCGTAGTGCAGCATATGCAGCAAGGCACGCAGCTAAAAATTTAGTAGCAGCAGGTATTGCAGATGAGATTTTGGTACAAGTAAGTTACGCCATTGGTGTGGTAGAGCCAACTTCTATTTATGTAGACACATACGGTACTGCAAAAGTAAATTTAACAGACGGAGAAATTGCCAAAATAGTAGCGCAAATTTTTGATATGCGCCCGTTTGCCATAGAAGACCGTTTAAAGCTAAGAAACCCTATTTATTTAGAAACCGCAGCTTATGGTCATATGGGGAAAGAACCAAAAACAATCACAAAAGTTTTTGAGTCTCCATACAATGGTAAGGTAGAGAAAGAAGTAGAACTTTTTACTTGGGAAAAACTAGATATGGTAAGCGCAGTAAAAACCGCTTTTAACCTTTAA